One genomic region from Granulicatella adiacens ATCC 49175 encodes:
- a CDS encoding DUF1846 domain-containing protein, translated as MKLGFDSEKYLEEQSQFILQRVNAYDKLYLEFGGKLIGDFHAMRVLPGFDPDGKIKLLHRLRDKAEIIICVYAGDIEQNKIRGDLGITYDQDVLRLMDDLHYWNLKINSVLITRYTGQPAATQFKNSLERRGIKVYTHGYTEGYPMDVETIVSDAGYGANEFIETTRPLVVVTAPGANSGKLATCLSQLYHETKRGRRAGYSKFETFPVWNLPLNHPVNVAYEAATADLEDVNMIDTFHLAHYGETTVNYNRDIEAFPLLRRILTKIYGDAPIPYNSPTDMGVNRVGFAITDDEVVREASNQEIIRRYYAGQCDYKRGIGTLEAAQRGKYIMEECGLSAKDRPVVAVALEKEKEVNTPVVSLQLPTGKIITGRQTDTMTASAACLLNCIKELAEIGDSIHLLPPVILNAIGQLGQDILKHQRRSLDSKEVLIALSISAVTNPAAEAAKNQLQNLRNLQAHSTVILQKADEETFRNLGVMVTCEPKFAGTNLYYTN; from the coding sequence ATGAAATTAGGATTTGATAGTGAGAAATATCTAGAAGAACAAAGTCAGTTCATTCTTCAACGGGTGAATGCCTATGACAAATTATATTTGGAATTTGGTGGCAAACTAATTGGTGATTTCCATGCAATGCGAGTATTACCTGGATTTGACCCAGACGGAAAAATCAAATTACTCCACCGCCTAAGAGACAAAGCAGAGATTATCATCTGTGTATACGCTGGTGATATTGAACAAAACAAGATTCGCGGTGACCTTGGAATCACTTATGATCAAGATGTTCTACGCTTAATGGACGACCTACACTATTGGAACCTCAAAATCAATAGTGTCCTCATCACACGATACACAGGGCAACCTGCTGCTACTCAATTTAAAAACTCCCTTGAGCGACGTGGTATCAAAGTGTATACGCATGGCTACACAGAAGGGTATCCTATGGACGTGGAAACCATCGTGAGTGACGCAGGATATGGCGCAAATGAATTTATCGAAACAACACGTCCTCTTGTCGTCGTAACAGCTCCTGGTGCTAACAGTGGAAAACTAGCAACCTGCTTAAGCCAGCTTTATCACGAAACCAAACGCGGTCGCCGTGCAGGATACTCTAAATTTGAAACCTTCCCTGTATGGAATTTACCGCTCAACCACCCTGTTAACGTGGCGTATGAAGCAGCTACTGCCGACTTAGAAGATGTGAATATGATTGACACTTTCCACCTTGCGCATTACGGCGAAACAACGGTGAACTACAACCGAGATATTGAAGCATTCCCTCTATTACGTCGTATTTTGACGAAGATTTACGGTGACGCTCCAATCCCTTACAACTCTCCAACAGATATGGGCGTGAATCGCGTTGGATTTGCTATCACTGATGATGAAGTCGTTCGCGAAGCTTCTAATCAAGAAATTATTCGCCGTTACTATGCCGGTCAATGCGACTACAAACGGGGTATTGGAACTTTAGAAGCGGCTCAGCGCGGTAAATATATTATGGAAGAATGTGGCCTTTCTGCAAAGGATCGACCCGTCGTAGCTGTTGCCCTTGAAAAAGAGAAAGAAGTCAACACTCCGGTCGTTTCACTCCAATTACCAACTGGAAAAATTATTACAGGTAGACAAACAGACACGATGACTGCTAGCGCTGCTTGCTTACTCAACTGTATTAAAGAACTCGCAGAAATCGGAGACTCTATCCATCTCCTACCTCCAGTGATTTTAAACGCCATTGGCCAACTCGGACAAGACATCCTCAAACACCAACGCCGTTCGCTAGACAGTAAGGAAGTTCTCATTGCGTTAAGCATTTCTGCTGTAACTAACCCTGCTGCAGAAGCTGCAAAAAATCAATTACAAAACTTACGCAACTTACAAGCACATAGTACGGTCATCTTGCAAAAAGCTGACGAAGAAACCTTCCGAAACCTCGGAGTTATGGTCACTTGCGAACCAAAATTCGCCGGCACAAATCTTTATTACACAAACTAG
- a CDS encoding Mbeg1-like protein, whose product MKNMMDYVQEFGKDSFDERPFSEIDALVLTELGYSPLEEIVSSDMSGKEFSTVEEIAHYMGENAERLLRDNPMMITQERVDLTQEIGKAKRYQSLKFFGMKSEVDSDITKQFAAFTVEIKPNVRIVIYRGTDETLIGWKEDFMMTYSPIIPAHKDAKEYLEQQAKLFDGEILLSGHSKGGNLALYAASTQEKEVQSRLGKIFCFDSPGLHRSILETEGYHAVVPLAMRYIPQDALVGLLLESEIPYVIVKSNAFAALQHSALTWEIENGQFVTMDQLTKNSQLNDQTFKKWTEEVSDEELELFWDVFFELLFTIGLDTINDVFGKFMHYVQEFFKAAGQMDEEKRELLTRVALLLLQTRFDVWRASISFADTFNVEFPSWDDILTSIHWKKEGISITYQASQENEEIREYYQQRHEQKKHEEK is encoded by the coding sequence ATGAAAAATATGATGGATTATGTACAAGAGTTTGGAAAGGACTCGTTTGATGAGAGACCTTTCTCTGAAATTGACGCCCTTGTCTTAACGGAATTAGGATATTCACCTCTAGAAGAAATCGTTTCTTCAGATATGAGTGGAAAAGAATTTTCAACGGTTGAAGAGATTGCTCACTATATGGGGGAAAATGCGGAGAGATTATTGAGAGATAATCCGATGATGATTACGCAAGAAAGAGTCGATTTAACGCAGGAAATTGGAAAAGCGAAACGATATCAATCCCTTAAGTTTTTTGGGATGAAGAGCGAAGTGGACTCAGATATTACGAAACAATTCGCTGCATTTACAGTGGAAATCAAGCCCAACGTGCGCATCGTGATTTACCGTGGAACAGATGAAACGTTGATTGGTTGGAAAGAGGACTTTATGATGACGTATTCTCCAATTATTCCAGCGCATAAAGATGCCAAGGAATATTTGGAACAACAGGCGAAGTTGTTTGATGGGGAAATTCTTTTGTCAGGACATTCAAAAGGAGGAAATCTAGCCTTATACGCTGCCTCTACCCAAGAGAAAGAAGTTCAATCGAGATTAGGGAAAATCTTCTGTTTTGATTCTCCAGGATTACACCGTTCAATTTTAGAAACGGAAGGCTATCACGCAGTGGTTCCGTTAGCGATGCGTTACATTCCTCAAGACGCTTTGGTAGGATTACTTTTGGAATCTGAAATTCCTTATGTTATCGTTAAAAGTAATGCCTTTGCTGCTCTACAACATAGCGCTTTGACATGGGAAATTGAAAATGGACAATTTGTAACGATGGATCAGCTGACAAAAAACAGTCAATTAAATGACCAAACGTTTAAAAAATGGACTGAAGAAGTGAGTGATGAAGAACTAGAACTGTTCTGGGACGTGTTCTTCGAGCTTCTTTTTACGATTGGTTTAGATACGATTAATGATGTGTTTGGCAAATTTATGCATTATGTTCAGGAGTTCTTCAAAGCTGCAGGGCAAATGGATGAAGAAAAACGTGAACTACTCACTCGAGTAGCGTTACTTTTACTACAGACTCGCTTCGATGTATGGAGAGCTTCTATTAGTTTTGCGGATACATTTAACGTCGAATTTCCGAGCTGGGATGATATTTTAACGAGCATTCATTGGAAAAAAGAAGGGATTTCAATTACATATCAGGCAAGCCAGGAGAATGAAGAGATTCGAGAATACTATCAACAGCGACACGAACAAAAGAAACACGAAGAGAAATAA
- the rlmN gene encoding 23S rRNA (adenine(2503)-C(2))-methyltransferase RlmN: protein MVRKIGRMVRQYEGKPIIYGMPLENLTAWFEAKGEKKFRAGQLWDWLYRKRVTSFEEMTNLPKALIEELQEEFTFPVLNERIKQQSTDGTRKFLFELADGLLIETVLMPQEYGLSICVTTQVGCNIGCTFCASGIIAKQRDLVAGEIVAQVMHVQRTLDEVSPGDRVSHIVVMGIGEPFDNYDNVIKFLKVVNSDKGLGIGARHITVSTSGLAPKIREFADEGLQVNLALSLHAPDNDTRSRIMRINRKYPIEVVMDAINEYIAKTNRRVTFEYIMLDHVNDSVEQAQQLADLLADKKRLSYVNLIPYNKVREHDQYERSGKERVVAFYDVLKKNHINCVVRKEFGHDIEAACGQLRSSQMKRDRAEKTKV from the coding sequence ATGGTTAGAAAAATAGGACGAATGGTTCGTCAATATGAAGGAAAACCGATTATTTACGGCATGCCACTAGAAAATCTTACCGCTTGGTTTGAAGCAAAAGGCGAAAAGAAATTCAGAGCAGGACAATTATGGGACTGGCTTTACCGCAAACGTGTAACCAGTTTTGAAGAAATGACAAACTTACCAAAAGCACTGATTGAAGAGTTACAAGAAGAGTTCACATTCCCAGTGTTAAACGAACGTATCAAACAACAATCAACAGACGGAACACGTAAATTCCTCTTTGAATTAGCAGACGGCCTCTTAATCGAAACGGTATTAATGCCTCAGGAATACGGATTATCCATCTGTGTGACGACACAAGTAGGATGTAATATCGGATGTACTTTCTGTGCCAGCGGAATTATCGCAAAACAACGTGACCTTGTTGCTGGAGAAATCGTAGCGCAAGTCATGCACGTACAACGGACCTTAGACGAAGTGTCTCCTGGGGACCGTGTCAGCCATATCGTTGTTATGGGAATTGGGGAACCATTCGATAACTATGATAACGTGATTAAATTCTTGAAAGTGGTCAACTCTGATAAAGGGCTTGGAATTGGGGCTCGTCATATCACTGTATCTACAAGTGGTCTGGCTCCAAAAATTCGCGAGTTTGCTGACGAAGGCTTACAAGTGAACCTCGCATTGTCACTTCACGCGCCGGATAACGATACCCGTTCTCGTATCATGCGTATCAACCGTAAATATCCAATCGAAGTCGTGATGGATGCGATTAATGAGTATATTGCTAAAACCAATCGTCGTGTAACCTTCGAGTACATCATGCTCGATCACGTGAATGATTCGGTGGAACAAGCGCAACAACTAGCGGACCTTCTTGCGGACAAGAAACGTCTCTCATACGTGAACTTAATTCCTTATAACAAAGTTCGTGAACATGATCAATACGAACGTAGTGGAAAAGAACGCGTAGTCGCCTTCTACGATGTCCTAAAGAAAAACCACATCAACTGTGTTGTTCGTAAAGAATTCGGACATGATATCGAAGCAGCCTGCGGACAATTACGTTCAAGTCAAATGAAACGTGACCGCGCTGAAAAAACAAAAGTATAA
- a CDS encoding hydroxymethylglutaryl-CoA synthase: MNIGIDKIGFFVPPTALDMETLAVARGVEPAKYTIGIGQSTMAVAPVTQDIVTLAANAALSIIDDADRESIDMILFGTETGIDQSKSAAVYMQRMLGLSNRVRSVELKHACYGATAALQLAKGHIALNPSSKVLVIASDIAKYGLNSGGEPTQGAGAVAMVVSESPRLLVLDNETSLFTDDVMDFWRPNYEAYPLVDGQFSNEQYIRFFSEVWKNYQEKTHCEFSDFEAICFHLPYTKMGMKAFKPFLEEMSEEERERFTARYQEASIYNRHVGNIYTGSLFLSFISLLENSSVLVAGDRIGFFSYGSGAVGEFFAGELVEGFENQLHIAEHKALLENRKMLTVEEYEEIFMEVVDSSGEQTFTREDNSPVTLTGVKNHERQYTIK, translated from the coding sequence ATGAATATAGGAATAGATAAGATTGGCTTTTTTGTGCCACCAACTGCACTGGATATGGAAACATTGGCAGTTGCTCGTGGAGTAGAGCCAGCTAAATACACGATTGGTATTGGACAGTCTACAATGGCAGTAGCTCCAGTCACACAAGACATCGTGACTTTAGCCGCAAATGCAGCTTTATCGATTATTGATGATGCTGACCGCGAATCTATTGATATGATTTTATTTGGAACAGAAACGGGAATTGATCAATCGAAATCAGCTGCAGTTTATATGCAACGAATGTTAGGGTTATCTAACCGTGTTCGAAGCGTAGAATTAAAGCACGCTTGTTATGGGGCAACAGCAGCCCTTCAATTAGCAAAAGGGCATATCGCATTAAACCCTTCTTCAAAAGTATTGGTCATTGCTAGTGATATCGCTAAATATGGATTGAATTCAGGTGGAGAACCTACTCAAGGAGCTGGTGCGGTAGCCATGGTTGTTTCTGAGTCACCACGTTTATTAGTTTTAGACAATGAAACAAGCTTGTTTACGGATGACGTAATGGACTTTTGGAGACCAAACTATGAAGCCTATCCATTAGTAGATGGTCAATTTTCAAATGAACAATACATCCGTTTCTTCTCTGAAGTGTGGAAGAACTATCAAGAAAAGACTCATTGCGAGTTTTCGGACTTCGAGGCCATTTGTTTCCACTTACCGTATACGAAGATGGGGATGAAAGCTTTCAAACCGTTCTTAGAAGAAATGAGCGAAGAAGAAAGAGAACGTTTCACGGCAAGATACCAAGAAGCGTCTATTTATAACCGTCATGTCGGAAATATTTATACAGGATCATTATTCCTAAGTTTTATTTCGCTATTAGAAAACAGTTCTGTGCTAGTAGCTGGAGACCGCATCGGATTCTTTAGCTATGGTTCAGGAGCAGTTGGGGAATTCTTTGCTGGGGAATTAGTTGAAGGATTCGAAAATCAATTGCATATTGCGGAACATAAGGCTTTGCTTGAAAACCGTAAAATGTTAACCGTTGAAGAATACGAAGAAATCTTTATGGAAGTTGTCGATTCTAGCGGTGAACAAACTTTCACACGTGAAGACAATAGCCCAGTGACACTCACAGGAGTTAAAAATCACGAAAGACAATATACTATAAAATAA
- a CDS encoding ABC transporter permease codes for MRTQLLLIVRNRLMKIQFIGFVLLMVVFLVMNFQQKSSLNELLNSTLNQGDKIHLILINEYEEEAKKRSLTETEEKWLEDAVAYHRSVTAFQKQDYKTYLKEQIHFWELRLELRDKEQSPLPIYNTIGFNPSKQEQLEYKNVKQYLMEFRSLEEQGRYQLDDILQMENRIFWMEWTRYTEPMMYWLPVLFSILLLFISPILLDDWKHRSMLAVKPIREWKYLLQKMSSYWLVNMALVILVLFVVFLVQSLSFGWDTFTSLLLVFRGDEEVLMLPLQFIGIVLLFAACVLLFLINLVAWCNQLSRNKMVGFIAGLMVIWAEPIFRSMKIYPSFADKLPLYYVNFGSVIQGMKDDFYATGTFTISNGCASLLVGAFVFFLFTVGTSCWQERQRRGGSV; via the coding sequence ATGAGAACACAATTACTGTTGATTGTTCGAAATCGATTAATGAAAATTCAGTTCATCGGTTTTGTATTGCTGATGGTTGTTTTTCTTGTGATGAATTTTCAACAAAAATCTTCTCTCAATGAACTTTTGAATAGCACTTTAAATCAAGGAGATAAAATTCATTTGATACTAATCAATGAATATGAAGAGGAAGCAAAGAAAAGAAGTTTAACGGAAACAGAGGAAAAATGGTTAGAGGATGCAGTTGCTTATCATCGTTCAGTAACAGCGTTTCAAAAGCAAGATTATAAAACCTATTTAAAAGAACAGATTCATTTTTGGGAGTTGCGACTTGAATTAAGAGATAAAGAACAATCGCCCCTTCCGATTTACAATACAATTGGATTTAATCCTAGTAAGCAGGAACAGTTAGAGTATAAGAATGTTAAACAATATTTAATGGAATTTCGTTCTTTAGAGGAGCAGGGTCGCTATCAATTAGACGACATTTTACAAATGGAGAATCGGATTTTTTGGATGGAATGGACAAGATATACGGAACCAATGATGTATTGGTTACCAGTTCTATTTTCAATCTTGCTACTATTTATCAGTCCTATTCTGTTAGATGATTGGAAGCATCGTAGTATGTTAGCGGTGAAGCCGATTCGTGAGTGGAAATATTTATTACAAAAGATGAGTAGTTACTGGTTGGTAAACATGGCGCTTGTAATTCTTGTTTTATTTGTAGTTTTCTTAGTACAGAGTTTATCTTTTGGCTGGGACACCTTCACTTCGCTGTTACTTGTATTTCGTGGGGATGAGGAGGTTCTCATGCTTCCATTACAATTTATCGGAATCGTCCTACTCTTTGCAGCGTGTGTGCTCCTATTCTTAATCAATCTTGTCGCATGGTGTAATCAGTTGAGTAGAAATAAGATGGTAGGGTTCATCGCAGGGCTGATGGTTATTTGGGCAGAGCCTATCTTCCGTTCTATGAAGATTTATCCTTCTTTTGCAGACAAGTTGCCACTGTACTATGTGAACTTTGGCTCTGTCATTCAAGGAATGAAAGATGATTTTTATGCGACAGGTACATTTACGATTTCAAACGGATGTGCCAGTTTACTTGTAGGAGCGTTCGTGTTCTTCTTATTTACGGTTGGAACTTCTTGTTGGCAAGAGCGTCAGAGACGAGGGGGTTCGGTATGA
- a CDS encoding thiolase family protein: MNGNDIVIVSATRTAIGKFGGQFATTSAIELGTAVAKSAIQKAKLSPDQIDTVIFGNVLQAGLGQNPARQVGLKAGLLHSSTALTVNEVCGSGLKAIILAAQSLRLGDAKIVLAGGMENMSLAPHLLQQRFAPKNGPVTLVDSLFNDGLTDAYSMDAMGITAENIVEKYGFTREEQDAFAVASQQKAAKAQEEGHFEKEITPVAVFNRKTKSDDFKDSDEFTRANTTLESLSGLKPAFKKDGVVTAGNSSGINDGAACVIMTTREYAKEMNLPILATLKGYAEAGVDPAIMGIGPIPAIEKLVARTRIPLEKVDIFELNEAFAAQSMAVIKDLKIPTEKVNPFGGAIALGHPIGASGTRIVVTLINALEQLDSKLGIASLCVGGGMGVAIAIEREK; encoded by the coding sequence ATGAACGGAAATGATATTGTCATTGTCAGCGCCACACGGACTGCCATTGGTAAATTCGGAGGTCAATTTGCTACAACCTCTGCGATTGAATTAGGAACAGCGGTAGCAAAATCCGCTATCCAAAAAGCCAAATTATCTCCCGACCAAATTGATACAGTGATTTTCGGAAATGTTTTACAAGCTGGACTTGGCCAAAACCCTGCTCGACAAGTAGGATTAAAAGCAGGTCTACTCCATTCTAGTACAGCCTTAACGGTCAATGAAGTTTGTGGTTCTGGATTAAAAGCCATTATTCTTGCAGCACAATCCCTTCGACTAGGAGATGCTAAAATCGTCTTAGCGGGCGGTATGGAAAATATGAGTTTAGCACCTCATTTATTACAACAACGCTTTGCTCCAAAAAACGGACCAGTTACTTTAGTCGATTCATTATTTAATGATGGGTTAACAGACGCCTATTCAATGGACGCGATGGGCATTACCGCTGAAAACATCGTTGAAAAATACGGATTTACACGCGAAGAACAAGACGCTTTCGCTGTGGCTTCTCAACAAAAAGCTGCTAAAGCACAAGAAGAAGGACATTTCGAGAAGGAAATTACTCCAGTCGCAGTCTTCAATCGCAAGACAAAATCTGACGACTTCAAAGATAGCGATGAATTCACCCGTGCAAACACAACACTGGAAAGTCTTTCTGGATTAAAACCCGCCTTCAAAAAAGACGGAGTGGTTACTGCTGGAAACTCTTCAGGAATCAATGATGGAGCCGCTTGTGTTATCATGACCACTCGCGAATATGCCAAAGAAATGAATCTACCTATTCTAGCAACTCTAAAAGGATATGCAGAAGCAGGTGTAGATCCTGCAATCATGGGGATTGGACCTATTCCAGCTATCGAGAAATTAGTAGCACGCACCCGTATCCCGCTTGAAAAAGTGGATATCTTCGAACTGAACGAAGCCTTTGCGGCACAAAGCATGGCTGTCATTAAAGACTTGAAAATCCCAACTGAAAAAGTAAATCCATTTGGTGGGGCAATTGCACTAGGTCATCCAATCGGTGCTTCTGGTACACGTATTGTTGTCACACTGATCAATGCTCTAGAGCAACTAGATAGTAAACTCGGCATTGCTTCACTTTGTGTGGGCGGCGGCATGGGCGTTGCCATCGCAATTGAACGCGAAAAATAA
- a CDS encoding ABC transporter ATP-binding protein, protein MLEVHIQNFSYGKKEILNQIDLHLPSSQIIGLVAPNGVGKSTLIQILSGHLRNNGISVSYQGKNYTSDTLFMRQHIVKMPDQSELYDELNGIEHLNFYASMWKVASGTVQTVIEQLKMEGYIHQKVGGYSLGMRQRLCFALVLVTKADYMLVDEVMNGLDPDNVELISKVLRQLRDEGKTIVMASHLLNNLDSIADKIYFMKEKRIALEYSPQKEGIDTLQLTFISKEYFEKFVEQFPREVEMMNREGKQLSIHLTDGELPKEKWKWILENIHQCSEIKIGAKGCYALYKELYG, encoded by the coding sequence ATGTTAGAAGTTCATATTCAAAATTTTTCATATGGGAAAAAAGAGATTCTAAATCAGATTGACTTGCATCTTCCATCGTCTCAGATTATTGGGCTAGTAGCACCAAATGGTGTAGGAAAATCTACGCTTATCCAAATACTATCTGGACATTTAAGAAATAACGGTATTTCGGTATCTTATCAAGGGAAGAATTATACAAGCGACACATTATTTATGAGACAGCATATCGTGAAGATGCCGGATCAATCTGAATTATACGATGAGTTAAATGGAATCGAGCATTTGAATTTCTATGCCTCGATGTGGAAGGTAGCTTCTGGAACTGTTCAAACTGTGATAGAGCAGTTAAAAATGGAAGGCTATATTCATCAAAAAGTGGGCGGATATTCACTCGGGATGCGGCAACGCCTTTGTTTTGCATTGGTGCTAGTTACAAAAGCAGATTACATGCTTGTGGATGAAGTGATGAACGGGTTAGATCCTGATAATGTGGAATTGATTTCTAAAGTGTTGAGACAGTTACGAGATGAAGGAAAAACGATTGTGATGGCCTCTCATTTGCTGAACAATCTCGATTCGATTGCCGACAAGATTTATTTTATGAAGGAGAAACGAATTGCCTTGGAATATTCACCGCAAAAAGAAGGCATCGATACACTTCAATTGACTTTTATTTCAAAAGAGTATTTCGAAAAGTTTGTAGAGCAATTTCCAAGAGAAGTAGAAATGATGAATCGCGAAGGAAAACAGCTTAGCATTCACCTTACGGATGGGGAGCTTCCAAAAGAAAAATGGAAGTGGATACTAGAAAACATCCATCAATGTAGTGAAATTAAGATTGGAGCAAAAGGTTGTTACGCCCTTTATAAAGAACTGTACGGATAA
- a CDS encoding ABC transporter ATP-binding protein translates to MKVIFQKFKKEVFVTIAILTLIATSQLLTSIVNAEILDYLVKMDMNGFIRETILLVAIFALYLLFTYMLIRYQAFFEQKVVTWLRDRISHAIKNTSYERFYEKNSQTYISWFTSDMEQIRTKAFTPTVEVVGGAISAVFSAVALFMYHWSIVLLTAFCIVLMAVLPALFSGELTAKTMKTSEENEHFSKHVSDLLSGYDTLFVFRKLNYLTHKIHERSVKVGDTQRDFSKTMAKVAVSGGISNLFCQVSVFVLTGYLAYIGEVSIGSIIATTGLSGIIFNVLGNISQKIGSIKSTAPLFEKYELLESAQNNENVDKEDSHTLIEVSDVSFNYGEKVILNHVSLGFNEGQKYAITGESGTGKSTLLNIIAAKLTEYLGEVKFAGVDVKKQSYDELYRQMVYIAQKPHIFTTNIRENVTLTEEYTDEEVWESLEKVGLATIVRNLPQGLDTVLGDGDSNLSGGQLQRIAFARGLIKKPKVFLLDEVSSNLDEKTTIEVLKPILEDKSVTVLWVTHHLPEDLKETIDQTIQMSELNHVN, encoded by the coding sequence ATGAAGGTGATTTTCCAAAAATTTAAAAAAGAGGTGTTCGTGACTATTGCGATTTTAACATTAATTGCGACCTCTCAATTATTAACAAGTATTGTCAATGCAGAGATTTTAGACTATTTAGTAAAAATGGATATGAACGGGTTTATCCGTGAGACGATTCTTTTAGTCGCAATTTTTGCTTTATATTTGTTGTTTACCTATATGTTGATTCGCTATCAAGCGTTCTTTGAACAAAAGGTAGTTACTTGGTTACGAGATCGAATTAGTCATGCCATAAAAAATACTTCTTATGAACGCTTTTATGAGAAAAATAGTCAAACCTATATTTCTTGGTTTACAAGCGATATGGAACAAATTAGAACAAAAGCTTTTACTCCCACGGTTGAAGTCGTTGGGGGAGCCATCTCTGCTGTATTTTCTGCGGTAGCGCTATTTATGTATCATTGGTCTATTGTATTATTAACGGCTTTTTGTATTGTTCTGATGGCGGTATTACCCGCATTGTTTTCCGGAGAGTTAACAGCTAAAACGATGAAAACATCTGAAGAAAATGAGCATTTTTCAAAACATGTTTCGGACTTATTAAGTGGATACGATACTTTATTCGTATTTAGAAAGTTGAACTATTTGACTCATAAAATCCATGAAAGATCTGTCAAAGTTGGAGATACACAACGAGATTTTAGTAAAACAATGGCAAAAGTTGCTGTAAGTGGTGGAATTAGTAATTTATTTTGCCAAGTTTCTGTCTTTGTTTTAACAGGATATCTAGCCTATATCGGAGAAGTAAGTATCGGTAGTATCATTGCTACAACAGGCCTTAGCGGAATCATTTTTAATGTGCTTGGAAATATCAGTCAAAAAATCGGTTCGATTAAAAGTACAGCTCCTCTATTTGAAAAATATGAACTACTTGAGTCTGCGCAAAATAATGAGAATGTAGATAAAGAAGATTCTCATACGTTAATTGAAGTATCAGACGTCTCTTTCAATTACGGAGAAAAGGTGATTTTAAATCATGTCTCTCTTGGATTCAACGAAGGACAAAAATACGCGATTACTGGTGAAAGCGGAACAGGGAAATCAACGCTATTAAATATTATCGCTGCTAAATTAACTGAGTATTTAGGAGAAGTGAAATTTGCTGGGGTCGATGTGAAGAAACAATCCTATGATGAGTTATATCGTCAAATGGTCTATATCGCCCAAAAGCCACATATCTTCACAACAAATATTCGCGAAAACGTAACGCTCACAGAAGAGTATACGGACGAAGAAGTTTGGGAATCTCTTGAAAAAGTTGGACTCGCAACCATTGTACGAAACTTGCCACAAGGATTAGATACCGTTCTAGGCGATGGCGATTCAAATTTATCCGGCGGTCAGTTGCAACGCATTGCCTTCGCGCGTGGACTCATAAAAAAACCAAAAGTCTTCTTGCTGGATGAAGTTAGTTCCAACTTAGACGAAAAGACAACCATTGAAGTATTGAAACCAATCCTAGAAGATAAGAGCGTGACAGTCCTATGGGTAACGCACCATCTTCCTGAAGACTTGAAAGAAACAATCGATCAAACGATTCAGATGAGTGAGTTGAATCATGTAAATTAA
- a CDS encoding asparaginase — MKKIIVINTGGTIAMSEDRSTGSVTPTGTNPLTNSDTLFAPIASVVVEDLFNLPSPHMTEEKMLEVQKRIVQAQKDGFDGAVVTHGTDTLEETAYFLELTTDGTFPIVLTGAMRSSNEIGADGLANLRSAIITVTSPESVDKGVLVVMNDEVHAATYVTKTHTTNVATFQTPTFGPLGLVSKSEVIYFQKFLHHEYYPIKELVDKVYLLKAYAGMDSMLFDAIADSDANGLVIEALGAGNLPPTTLPGLQRCLDKGIPVVLVSRAFNGVTYDVYNYLGGGKQLREAGVIFTTGLSGQKARVKLSVLLSAHANRETIVRAFQV, encoded by the coding sequence ATGAAGAAAATCATCGTTATCAACACTGGTGGTACGATTGCCATGAGTGAAGATCGCTCAACGGGCAGCGTAACCCCAACAGGAACAAACCCATTAACAAACTCAGATACTCTTTTTGCGCCTATCGCAAGTGTCGTTGTAGAGGACTTATTTAACTTACCATCCCCACATATGACGGAAGAAAAAATGTTGGAAGTTCAAAAGAGAATCGTCCAAGCACAAAAGGATGGTTTTGACGGAGCTGTGGTCACTCACGGAACGGATACTTTAGAAGAAACCGCGTATTTCTTAGAGTTAACAACAGATGGAACCTTCCCAATTGTTTTAACCGGAGCGATGCGTTCCAGCAATGAAATCGGGGCAGATGGATTAGCGAACTTACGCAGTGCCATTATTACGGTAACGAGTCCAGAGAGTGTGGATAAGGGCGTTCTTGTCGTGATGAACGATGAAGTCCATGCAGCAACGTATGTGACAAAAACACATACTACGAATGTTGCGACGTTCCAAACACCAACTTTTGGACCGCTTGGCTTAGTGTCAAAGAGTGAAGTTATTTACTTCCAAAAATTCTTACATCATGAATACTATCCAATTAAAGAACTCGTGGATAAGGTATACTTATTGAAGGCGTATGCTGGAATGGATTCGATGTTATTTGATGCCATTGCCGATTCAGATGCCAACGGATTAGTCATCGAAGCTCTTGGGGCAGGGAATCTACCGCCAACGACACTTCCTGGATTGCAACGTTGCTTGGATAAAGGAATTCCAGTCGTGCTCGTATCCCGTGCCTTTAACGGTGTGACGTACGATGTATATAATTATCTTGGCGGAGGCAAACAGCTACGTGAAGCAGGGGTAATTTTCACTACAGGGCTGAGCGGACAAAAGGCTCGTGTAAAATTATCGGTGTTATTAAGCGCTCATGCGAATAGAGAAACAATCGTTAGAGCATTTCAAGTATAG